The genome window ACAGATATGTAGTCAGACAGTATAAATGTAGTTTGCAAAACATTCTGATGCTCATGTAACACAGCTTTTCATGGAACACGCTGACTGGACTGGCTGATGCACCTTGTCCATTGTTGTTAATATGCGATCCTTAGCCAAAGACTTCGGGGAAATTAGAGTTGCAAATCATGGAACCAAGCCTTGTAATTGGTGACcagcaaataaaaatgatagTGCTGGGAAAAGTGCTTCATAATAGAGTTTGGCAGAGTCATTTGGACTCCCTGGTAAGACGTGCCTGTTGAAGCACAATGCACTTAAGAACAACCAGATACCAGCCCCATTTGGGGAATTAGTTTCAAACCCAGCATCCTCTGGCATACATGTAAGTGGACTTAAATGGTCTTGTCATCTTTATATGATTTTTGTTAGCGCGTAGCTCTGAATTCccctctttttccatttctgattgGTAAATgtcttgctgcttttgttttccagtgcaACTTTTTTTCTGGACCTCTCTGAATCTCCTTCTGCTATGTTATTTGAGACAGATTTTAAAGAACTGAGAACTATCTCCCAGTCAGTGTCAGTCATGGTGTGAAAATTTGTACTGTTTTCTTGTATGTTCCTTGTAAATCCTAATATTTGCCGCTTTTCTGTCACTGCAGTTGAATACTGAACTGGTGTCTTCACTGTTATGGCCAAAGTGCGGGTCAGGATTTTTCTGTCAGCAGCTGATCAGTTTAAGCCAAATAATATGCTTTGGTATTTGTTTCCAATGTGACTTACTCTGCAGTCACCTCCATGAATATTACGTGTTGTGTGCTCACTTCATATATTAGCATTGAAAATATTGGATCTAGTTAGCAGCACTGGAAATGGTGTTTTGTACTGTGCTTGCAGACTTTCTGTGCATGTAACCTGTTAATTAGATCACAGATTGTGTACGCTTCAGAAATCTTGCTTGTTGATTGCTCAAACTACTTGCCAAGTGAAAAATATTAGAGAAATAGTGCAAGCCACAGACTGCACAATCATCCAAgtcttcaaaacagaagaacaagCTTAAGGACTCTTAACATTTGGAATAGTTATCTGTGCCATAATTACTGTTTCAGTAGATTCACTGAAGTATGAAAAATCAGTGCATCTGTTTTGCAGGAAATAATCTTGAATACGAAATGTGGATTTGTTTTATAATTTGTGTTTCCTTGAAGTTGAATAACTCAAAATAGCTGTTTGTGGTAAAATCTTTAAGGTGAGACTGACAGGGTGGTTAAGTTGGACTTCCTCCTTGCTCTTTAGTTGGAATACTTAAAATCATAGTAAGAGTTTgcatttggaataaaaaaagtaaatacacTAATGTGCATAGCTTTTATACATTGACtttattgctttgctttcctgtttaaatagaaaatactaTTTGGGGGGAGGGGCATTCAACACAATAGCTGCTTTATTGGTGATTATACACATTTTAACTGTACATAAGTATTCATAGAACTGACTAGAAACAACAATTATTAATGAGGATTACATTAATAGAAAGTACTATTTGGAAAATATCTGTCTCCTTGATTGGTGGTTCAGTGTTTTAATATTATACTTCAGAGAAATAATTTGAACAAAATGTCATTCAAATTTTGCAAGTAATCcgttttctttgtgtttgttttgtttttcagtcgCATACAATTCTACTTGTCCAGCCTACGAAGAGGCCAGAAGGCAGAACATATGCCGATTATGAATCGGTAAATGAGTGCATGGAAGGTGGGTGCAGACACAGTAAACAAGAATTGTTAAACCCCCATTTTTGACATATTCCCAAACTTGGTAAGAAGATGAGTTGCTGTTCATGTTTTCCCAAGgtaattcacaaaaaaaaaaagcaaaaatctgtCATGTTTATAGTTTACTAATGTTTTGGCAGACTAAAAATAGCTAGTCTTTGTTTCTAAAACTTCCTTTTTACATGAAATGTCTCTTTTATTTAACTAGATATAACCACATTCAGTTTTAAGAGCAGGCTGTATTCTTGGTGGGGCAATGTAGCAGACTTGCCTGAAGACATTTCATTGCAGGATCAGAGCCTATCTATCTCACCAGTTTTTGTGCTAGCCGTGTAAAGGGAAGATTGCTacaggaaataaatatataaagtaTGTGTGTAATTGATACATAATTTGCAGCCTCATGGCATGTGtgccagagaaaaaaatcttgcatgACTCGGAAACACACAGTGAGCTTGGAAAGAAGATTGAGATTCTACCTCTAGCCTCTGTGCTTACTTTATTATATTCTTCTCAAATGTATCTGATTTATTTGTAGACTAActtaaataaaaccaatttcAATTCCTGTACACATTTACCTTAGTAGCCCTGCTTCACTCTCATAAAGAATGAGCTCTTATGAGCCTTGAGGAACTTTATTTAACATTAGTTGTTATATTTCTCAGGTGCTTGTACAGTAGGAATATATGTCGCAATTTCTGTCTTAAAATTATTGGAAGAATTTTCTGGTTTCCATTGGAGTTTACTGCAAAGAAAGTTTTATCTTTGACAGaactaaaatttttttctctagaagaTGATAATGCTTCTTTCTGTGCATCTTACCTGATTTTATAGTATTATATTTCAATGCAAATATGTAGAACAAAAGCATTTAAACTCTGCAAAATCTGAGTAATAAGTTTGTCTGTTTTCGTGGCAGTCATTTCTAAACTTTACTGAAATCTGTGATTGAGTATCTGAAGAATTTTCAGCAAATATAGTTGTTGGGTTTTCAATGTTGCgttgttaatcttgtttttCTGCAGGAGTCTGTAAAATGTATGAAGAACATCTGAAGAGAATGAATCCCAACAGTCCATCCATTACATATGATATCAGCCAATTGTTTGACTTCATTGATGACTTGGCAGACCTCAGCTGTCTTGTGTAAGTTCAGTTGTACTTGTACATTTCAATGACCTGGAGAGGTCAGTAGTATCCCATGTGAAGTCTTACGTGTTTTGTGTGAAATATGTTAaagttctggggttttttttcaataattgtGTTAGTAAGACAGCAGTATTGCAGGTGGCATGCCATGTTGTCCTTTTCAATTTAACTGCATTGGAAGAAAGTATATCTAAAAAAAGCTTAGAAACTGATTACTCCACCTGCATTTTAGTCATGTTGAAGCTCCTAGCATTTCAGATACTGAAGTCCAATAGTTTTATACAACTACATATTCTATTAATGCTAGAATCTGTTTAAATTGGGGCTGTATTGGGGCCTTTGTGTGGTTTGTCTGATTCTTAAGGAGGCAAAATGATTACGGAATTTTATTCAGCTGGGGGCTGTACTAGTGGTATGGTAGAAATACGTAAAAGTGCATTGCAGacaactgtttctttttatcAAAGTACAGCCAGATGGAAGTTACTGTAAATCCTAATGAATTGATTGAGGAACAGATCAGTCCCCCAAAGAGCTTTGCTAATTGTTTAACTGTTCTTGTGAATACATGTCTGGTTCTCACCTGTGTGTTGAAGTGGTGGGCAAGCAAAAGTGGCCTTGTGTATTTCCATTTTGATTGCACTGTGAAATCAAATGTTAAATTTCACTAttcagaattatagaatcatagaatggtttgagttgggggggaccttaaagatcatctaatttcatcccccctgccatggtcaggggtatctcccaccagaccaggctgctcagggccccatccaacttggccatgaacccctccagggatggggcatcaacacaacctgttccagtgcctcaccactctcattgtgaagaatttcctcctaatgtctagtctaaatcttcccctcttcaaTTTATAGTCATTGCCCCTCGTTCTATCaatacatgcctttgtaaaaagtccctcccagctATCTTATAGACCCCCTGCAGGTAccggaaggtcgctataaggtctcctcagagccttctcttctccagactaaacaaccccacctcttACAGCCTGtacttgtatgggaggtgcttcagctgtctgatcatcttcatggccctcctctggacccatgccaacagttccatatcatTCTTAATGTTGAGGATTGcaggactggacacaatactccaggtgggatctcacaagagcggagtagaggggcagaatcacctcctttgtcTTGCTGGCCACGATTCTTtcgatgcaacccaggatacggttggccttctgggctctgagcacgcagtgctggctcattttgagcttctcatcaatcccaagtccttctctgcagggctgctctcagtcacatcatcccccaccctgTATTGATACTGTGGATTGCCCCAAACCcaatgtaggaccttgcccttgttgaacctcatgagattcacacaggcccacttctctagcccatccaagtccctctggatgatatcctgtccttccactgtggcaactgcaccactcagcttggtgtcgtctgcaaacttgctgatggtgcacttgatctcactgtctatatcattgatgaaggtattaaacagcactggtacCAGTACGgacctctgagggacaccacttgtgacagatctccatctggacattgagccattgaccacaactgtctgaatacgaccatccaaccaatttcttatccaccaaacagtccacctgTCAAATCCACGTGTCTCTGATTtggagaaggatgttgtggggacCATGTTAAAGGacttacagaagtccagatagattagtTACCTTGGTTTTccctgtgtccactgatgtggttaccccatcgTAGAAAGCTactaggttggtcagacaggatTTGCC of Phaenicophaeus curvirostris isolate KB17595 chromosome 5, BPBGC_Pcur_1.0, whole genome shotgun sequence contains these proteins:
- the ERH gene encoding enhancer of rudimentary homolog, giving the protein MSHTILLVQPTKRPEGRTYADYESVNECMEGVCKMYEEHLKRMNPNSPSITYDISQLFDFIDDLADLSCLVYRADTQTYQPYNKDWIKEKIYVLLRRQAQQASK